In Longimicrobium sp., the genomic window ACGCCGGGGAGGGTGCGGACGTGCTCCACGAGGCGCTCCGCCACGTCCAGCGCGTGCACGATACGCCGCTTGCCGCGCATGTCGCGCACGGAGGCGACGCCCTCCAGGATCGACGTCACCGTCTTGGGGCCGAAGCCGGCGAGGGTGCCGATGCGGCCGGCGCGCGCGGCCTCTTCCAGCGAATCGAGCGAATCGATCCCCAGCTCGGCGTACAGGGTGCGGATGCGCTTGGCGCCGAGCCCCTTGATCTTCATCACGTCGTACATCCCGACCGGCGTCTCCGCCACCAGCCGCTCGTGCATCCCCGAGCGCCCGGTGCGCACCAGCTCGTCCACGATCCCCGCGATCGCCTCGCCGATCCCAGGGAGCGAGGTCAGCGCTCCGGCGAGCGAGAGAGCCTCCAGGTCCGCGCCGGAGCCCTCGAGCTGCCGCGCCGCATTCTGGAAGGCGCGGGCGCGGAACGGATCGCCGCCCACCACCTCCAGGAGCATGGCGATCTCGGCGAGGACGGAGGCGGCGCCGGCGGCGTTCATCCCGCGTCCGCCAGCCGCACGCGCTGAAAGGGGAGGCGCGACAGCGGGATGCTCCCCTCGCGATCTCCGGCGCGCCGCTCGGGCGCGGTCTCGGCGGGGATCTCGCCCGATTGCGTGTCGATGTACCAGAGGGCGCGGGCGAGCAGCTTGAGCGCCTCGGTATTCGTCAGGATCGAGTAGAGCCCCGCGAGCTCGCCGCCCGGAAGGATGTTGGCGAAGTCCGGCGCCCCCTCGCGCCCCGGCGCCTCCGCCCAGTCGGTGGGGATGCCCGGGCCGACCTCGGTGTCGAAGGGGACGACGCTGAACCCCGCCCGCTCGCGCCGCACGCCGAGCACCATCAGCACCTGCAGGTCGCTGAAGCCCGGTCCGAGCGGGTCGATCCCCTGCGACTGGATGGCGAAGAAGCCGTCCACCGGCTCCGGCGGCGCGTCGATGGCGATGCTGGCCCAGAAGAGGCGTGGCGGAAGCTGCACGTAGACCGAGGGATACGGTAGCTTCAGCTCCCATCCCGACATGCGCGGCGCGGCCTCCACCAGGTAGCGCGCGGTGGCGGGCTCCAGCACGTAGAGCCGCCGGCCGAAGCGCCAGAAGTTGAAGCCGTGGTAGAAGAGGAGGCGGTACTCCTCCAGGATGTCCGCCGTGGCCTCGTCCGGCACCATGGCCCGCAGCGCGTCCGCCACCACGGAGAGGAAGCCGAAGCGCTCGCGGCGTGCGGGGTCTTCGGCCTGCGCCTCGGCCTCGGCCAGGATGTCGG contains:
- a CDS encoding helix-hairpin-helix domain-containing protein codes for the protein MNAAGAASVLAEIAMLLEVVGGDPFRARAFQNAARQLEGSGADLEALSLAGALTSLPGIGEAIAGIVDELVRTGRSGMHERLVAETPVGMYDVMKIKGLGAKRIRTLYAELGIDSLDSLEEAARAGRIGTLAGFGPKTVTSILEGVASVRDMRGKRRIVHALDVAERLVEHVRTLPGVSAAELAGPLRRRMEVVSSIDIVAATDRAEETLAAFRTLGEHTAGGGVRAGRAEVRFSDGFAASLACVPADRFGAALAVWTGSEAHVAELGERARERGLTLGPDGLGG